A window of Brassica napus cultivar Da-Ae chromosome C4 unlocalized genomic scaffold, Da-Ae chrC04_Random_6, whole genome shotgun sequence contains these coding sequences:
- the LOC125594784 gene encoding RING-H2 finger protein ATL34-like, with protein MNLALNMESMNILSIRVHNLIEDFTEDVILHIRSRYIRLEPHGFTPSHISELLRGQQVNESQHIGEKIANEINRSLSNDKTLREPVFVNVEVEFIKERRLVVPSDVPASFEVLQRLVEEHRVDLNGNKETLCSICIEDLSKSQQSVIEMPNCLHMFHQNCLFEWLGRKNSCPLCRRFVRPRNRIKKQKLENVTGFDSVANC; from the coding sequence ATGAATCTAGCGCTAAACATGGAGTCTATGAACATTCTCTCTATCCGTGTACACAATCTGATTGAAGATTTTACCGAAGACGTGATTTTACATATAAGATCACGTTACATCCGCTTGGAGCCACACGGCTTCACGCCAAGTCATATCTCTGAACTCCTTCGTGGCCAACAAGTTAATGAATCTCAACACATAGGTGAAAAGATCGCTAATGAAATCAATCGTTCACTTAGTAATGATAAAACTCTCCGAGAGCCTGTCTTCGTGAACGTCGAAGTTGAATTCATCAAAGAGAGGCGTTTGGTTGTGCCGTCTGATGTTCCTGCTTCGTTTGAAGTTTTACAGAGGTTGGTGGAAGAACATAGAGTGGATTTGAACGGAAATAAAGAAACTCTGTGTTCAATTTGCATCGAGGATTTGTCCAAGAGTCAACAAAGCGTCATTGAGATGCCTAACTGTTTGCATATGTTTCATCAAAACTGTCTTttcgagtggcttggtcggaaAAACTCGTGTCCGTTGTGCCGGAGATTCGTACGACCTAGGAATAGGATCAAGAAACAGAAACTCGAAAACGTTACAGGTTTCGATTCTGTTGCGAATTGTTGA
- the LOC125594779 gene encoding E3 ubiquitin-protein ligase RNF181-like: MNDLFDTPKVYTLVANLPKIFTNTVEILLQELIQDETGVVQVLTSDNINLNPSGGFTPHHLSRLLRDEQVPESQFLGQKIALDISRELANDDSLREPAFVFVTVNFIRETRLVFPPDEPTPSRGASGEVLHRLADEQRVEVKKNEIQCSICIEDLSKNHAKIIEMPKCLHKFHQDCLFEWLARQNSCPLCRSVPYGLDQETES, from the exons ATGAATGATCT ATTTGATACACCGAAAGTCTACACGCTGGTGGCAAACCTACCTAAAATATTCACGAACACAGTCGAGATCCTCTTACAAGAACTCATCCAAGACGAAACAGGAGTGGTACAAGTTTTAACATCGGATAACATCAACCTGAACCCAAGCGGCGGCTTCACGCCGCATCATCTCTCTCGACTCCTTCGCGACGAACAAGTTCCTGAGTCTCAGTTTCTAGGTCAAAAGATCGCTCTTGATATCAGTCGCGAACTTGCTAATGACGATTCCCTTAGAGAGCCTGCTTTCGTATTCGTCACTGTCAATTTCATCAGAGAGACACGTTTGGTCTTTCCACCTGATGAACCTACTCCATCGAGAGGTGCTTCCGGTGAAGTTCTCCATAGGTTAGCGGACGAACAGAGAGTTGAAGTCAAGAAAAACGAGATTCAGTGTTCGATTTGTATTGAGGATTTGTCCAAGAATCATGCAAAAATCATTGAGATGCCTAAGTGTTTGCATAAGTTTCATCAAGATTGTCTCTTCGAGTGGCTTGCTCGGCAAAACTCATGTCCCTTGTGCCGGAGTGTTCCTTACGGCTTGGATCAAGAAACAGAGTCTTAA
- the LOC125594781 gene encoding RING-H2 finger protein ATL34-like, which produces MESMNILSIRVHNLIEDFTEDVILHIRSRYIRLEPHGFTPSHISELLRGQQVNESQHIGEKIANEINRSLSNDKTLREPVFVNVEVEFIKERRLVVPSDVPASFDVLQRLVEEHRVDLNGNKETLCSICIEDLSKSQQSVIEMPNCLHMFHQNCLFEWLGRKNSCPLCRRFVRPRNRIKKQKLENVTGFDSVANC; this is translated from the coding sequence ATGGAGTCTATGAACATTCTCTCTATCCGTGTACACAATCTGATTGAAGATTTTACCGAAGACGTGATTTTACATATAAGATCACGTTACATCCGCTTGGAGCCACACGGCTTCACGCCAAGTCATATCTCTGAACTCCTTCGTGGCCAACAAGTTAATGAATCTCAACACATAGGTGAAAAGATCGCTAATGAAATCAATCGTTCACTTAGTAATGATAAAACTCTCCGAGAGCCTGTCTTCGTGAACGTCGAAGTTGAATTCATCAAAGAGAGGCGTTTGGTTGTGCCGTCTGATGTTCCTGCTTCGTTTGACGTTTTACAGAGGTTGGTGGAAGAACATAGAGTGGATTTGAACGGAAATAAAGAAACTCTGTGTTCAATTTGCATCGAGGATTTGTCCAAGAGTCAACAAAGCGTCATTGAGATGCCTAACTGTTTGCATATGTTTCATCAAAACTGTCTTttcgagtggcttggtcggaaAAACTCGTGTCCGTTGTGCCGGAGATTCGTACGACCTAGGAATAGGATCAAGAAACAGAAACTCGAAAACGTTACAGGTTTCGATTCTGTTGCGAATTGTTGA
- the LOC125594780 gene encoding uncharacterized protein LOC125594780 gives METEFDTPKVYTLVANLPKIFTNTVEILLQELIQDETGVVQVLTSDNINLNPSGGFTPHHLSRLLRDEQVPESQFLGQKIALDISRELANDDSLREPAFVFVTVISSERHVWSFHLMNLLHREVLPVKFSIG, from the coding sequence ATGGAAACAGAATTTGATACACCGAAAGTCTACACGCTGGTGGCAAACCTACCTAAAATATTCACGAACACAGTCGAGATCCTCTTACAAGAACTCATCCAAGACGAAACAGGAGTGGTACAAGTTTTAACATCGGATAACATCAACCTGAACCCAAGCGGCGGCTTCACGCCGCATCATCTCTCTCGACTCCTTCGCGACGAACAAGTTCCTGAGTCTCAGTTTCTAGGTCAAAAGATCGCTCTTGATATCAGTCGCGAACTTGCTAATGACGATTCCCTTAGAGAGCCTGCTTTCGTATTCGTCACTGTCATTTCATCAGAGAGACACGTTTGGTCTTTCCACCTGATGAACCTACTCCATCGAGAGGTGCTTCCGGTGAAGTTCTCCATAGGTTAG